The following proteins come from a genomic window of Fontisubflavum oceani:
- a CDS encoding Lrp/AsnC family transcriptional regulator yields the protein MLDDSDRRLLRHLQADPEQSMAALSTATGIPVATCYKRLDRLREQGVLRGQQMVLNWPALGFTVEVSLRVTLDKTNPRAFDEFLAAARDVPEVTEIQTFLGRVDVRLTVIARTMPHYQEIYRARILTLPHIADIEALMHVATIKDAEALPI from the coding sequence ATGCTTGATGACAGCGACAGGCGACTCCTCCGCCATCTCCAGGCCGATCCTGAGCAATCCATGGCGGCGCTCAGCACGGCGACCGGTATCCCGGTGGCCACCTGCTACAAACGCCTCGACCGATTGCGCGAGCAGGGTGTTTTGCGTGGTCAGCAGATGGTCCTGAACTGGCCTGCGCTTGGGTTCACGGTGGAAGTGTCGCTCCGCGTGACGCTCGACAAGACCAATCCACGTGCCTTCGACGAATTTCTCGCCGCCGCGCGTGATGTGCCGGAAGTCACGGAAATTCAAACCTTTCTGGGGCGTGTCGATGTGCGTCTAACGGTGATTGCCCGGACCATGCCGCATTATCAGGAGATCTATCGGGCGCGCATTCTGACCTTACCGCATATCGCCGATATCGAAGCGCTGATGCATGTGGCGACGATCAAAGACGCGGAGGCTTTGCCGATATGA
- the ilvC gene encoding ketol-acid reductoisomerase — protein MRVYYDRDCDINLIKDKKVAILGYGSQGHAHALNLRDSGAKNVVVALREGSASAAKAEGEGLKVMGIAEAAAWCDLIMFTMPDELQAETYKKYVHDNLREGAAIAFAHGLNVHFGLIEPKPGVDVIMMAPKGPGHTVRGEYTKGGGVPCLVAVHNDASGKALELGLSYCSAIGGGRSGIIETNFREECETDLFGEQAVLCGGLVELIRMGFETLVEAGYEPEMAYFECLHEVKLIVDLIYEGGIANMNYSISNTAEYGEYVSGPRILPYDETKARMKAVLTDIQTGKFVRDFMVENAVGQPSFKATRRLNDEHQIEQVGETLRGMMPWISAGKMVDKAKN, from the coding sequence ATGCGCGTGTATTACGACCGGGATTGCGACATCAACCTGATCAAAGACAAAAAAGTGGCCATTCTGGGCTATGGCAGCCAGGGTCACGCCCATGCGCTGAACCTGCGCGACAGCGGCGCGAAAAACGTTGTTGTGGCGCTCCGCGAAGGCTCCGCCTCTGCCGCCAAGGCTGAGGGCGAAGGTCTGAAAGTCATGGGCATTGCCGAGGCGGCGGCCTGGTGTGACCTCATCATGTTCACCATGCCCGATGAGTTGCAGGCCGAAACTTATAAGAAATACGTGCATGACAATCTGCGTGAAGGTGCGGCGATTGCCTTTGCGCACGGGTTGAACGTGCATTTTGGATTGATCGAGCCGAAGCCCGGCGTCGATGTGATCATGATGGCGCCGAAAGGCCCCGGCCACACGGTCCGCGGCGAATATACCAAAGGTGGCGGCGTGCCGTGCCTCGTCGCGGTCCATAACGATGCCTCGGGTAAAGCTCTGGAACTTGGCCTCAGCTATTGCTCGGCCATCGGCGGTGGCCGCTCCGGCATCATCGAGACGAATTTCCGCGAGGAATGTGAAACGGATCTCTTCGGCGAGCAGGCCGTGCTCTGCGGCGGGCTGGTCGAGCTGATCCGGATGGGCTTTGAGACGCTGGTCGAGGCGGGGTATGAGCCCGAAATGGCCTATTTCGAGTGCCTGCATGAGGTGAAGCTGATCGTCGATCTGATCTATGAAGGCGGCATCGCCAACATGAACTATTCGATCTCCAACACCGCCGAATATGGCGAATATGTCAGCGGGCCGCGCATCCTGCCCTATGACGAGACCAAAGCCCGGATGAAAGCCGTTCTGACCGATATTCAGACCGGCAAATTCGTCCGTGATTTCATGGTTGAAAATGCTGTTGGTCAGCCCTCGTTCAAAGCCACGCGTCGCTTGAACGACGAGCATCAGATCGAGCAGGTCGGCGAGACCCTGCGCGGGATGATGCCTTGGATCTCCGCAGGCAAAATGGTGGACAAGGCCAAGAACTAA